In one window of bacterium DNA:
- the menD gene encoding 2-succinyl-5-enolpyruvyl-6-hydroxy-3-cyclohexene-1-carboxylic-acid synthase: MSASERYPNINTLWSDIIADELARSGVRDVVISPGSRSTPLVLSFASHPDLNDHSQLDERAAGFFALGIARATSRPVALLCTSGTAAANYYPAVCEADAAGVPLLLLTADRPDHLRGSGAPQTMDQVKLYGDRVRHYCSAGHPEYDNARFRALRAAMCHAVALSQGTDPGPVHCNFPFRKPLEPVAVDPDWIRNREVFPVFEGYEGRRSGRAWTQYFDGVEALPLLADALLRAERPLIIAGPDAAGDSYAAQLLTFAAERQIPVFAEAASQLRFRADDGLAGIGSADLLLRSEAFRAQLQPDCVLLLGGTATNAGMLRFLETREHIDVFQISSTLRRNDPAHSVTHHLHGDAKAMLGAMQRLLAQAPIRDRSAWMSFITRANKVAVAALENGLQGMSAGLEGLFLAELGQLLQEGTPLMLSNSMPVRDVETFLPVLRKSIPVYFNRGVNGIDGILSTALGIAQGSGNRTVLCIGDIAFLHNLNAVVGGRLASLPLTIVLLNNSGGEIFELLPVREFDPAFTRHFLTPPEANITALAQAMGLTVHRADDRGSFAAAFDDSTQAEHCVLIEVRTDIQESGQLRRDLLAGVAREVDTALDAQSLPGETNFQPVPVLRLLRPGAGTPVVFLHGFTRSAASWDSMSALLEGRPLYAVDLMGHGWSPVPEAHNHPSCYSLEYAADALEALFARWGFSDMHLVGYSMGGRTAMTYATRYGKRLRTLALLSANPGIEDDAARKTRRQQDDALAAQIDGGGLHAFVRYWSATPMFAAQKDADPLRWAAAMQDRTSNTAGGLAAALLGSGQGQQRSLWSELGNIDLPVFIAAGDGDGKYVEIAARMRDALPQSELRVFENAGHDLPFERERDIARALLDLWKRGEA; encoded by the coding sequence ATGTCGGCGTCTGAACGCTACCCCAACATCAATACACTCTGGTCGGATATCATCGCCGATGAGCTCGCGCGCAGCGGTGTACGTGATGTCGTCATTTCCCCCGGCTCACGCAGTACTCCGCTCGTGCTGTCCTTCGCCTCGCATCCGGATCTGAACGATCACAGTCAGCTCGACGAACGTGCAGCCGGATTCTTTGCGCTTGGCATCGCACGCGCCACCAGTCGTCCCGTCGCCCTGCTCTGCACCTCCGGTACGGCCGCTGCCAATTATTATCCCGCCGTCTGCGAGGCGGATGCCGCGGGCGTTCCGCTTCTTCTGCTGACTGCAGATCGGCCCGACCATCTGCGGGGAAGCGGTGCGCCGCAGACGATGGACCAGGTGAAGCTCTATGGCGATCGCGTTCGTCACTATTGTTCAGCCGGACACCCGGAATACGACAATGCGCGTTTTCGCGCATTGCGCGCCGCCATGTGCCACGCCGTCGCACTAAGCCAGGGCACGGATCCGGGTCCGGTACACTGCAATTTTCCCTTCCGCAAACCCCTCGAGCCGGTCGCAGTGGATCCCGATTGGATCCGCAACAGGGAAGTGTTCCCCGTTTTTGAAGGATACGAAGGTCGGCGCAGCGGCAGGGCGTGGACGCAGTATTTCGATGGCGTGGAGGCGCTGCCTCTTCTCGCTGATGCCCTGCTGCGCGCAGAGCGGCCCCTGATCATTGCCGGACCCGATGCGGCAGGTGACAGTTATGCCGCGCAGCTTCTCACGTTTGCGGCGGAGCGGCAGATTCCCGTTTTCGCGGAAGCTGCCTCACAGCTGCGCTTTCGTGCCGATGACGGACTGGCGGGTATCGGCAGCGCTGACCTGCTTCTGCGTTCCGAGGCATTCCGCGCGCAGCTTCAGCCGGACTGCGTACTGCTGCTCGGTGGCACGGCCACGAATGCGGGCATGCTGCGCTTCCTGGAGACGCGTGAGCACATCGATGTGTTTCAAATTTCATCCACGCTGCGTCGGAACGATCCGGCTCACAGCGTCACGCATCATCTGCATGGGGATGCAAAAGCAATGCTCGGCGCAATGCAGCGTCTTCTCGCACAGGCACCGATAAGGGACCGGTCTGCCTGGATGTCCTTCATCACACGGGCGAATAAAGTAGCCGTCGCCGCGCTGGAAAACGGATTGCAGGGGATGAGCGCCGGACTCGAAGGACTGTTCCTTGCCGAGCTCGGTCAGCTTTTGCAGGAAGGTACACCGCTGATGCTCTCGAACAGCATGCCTGTACGCGACGTCGAGACTTTTCTTCCCGTCTTGCGGAAATCGATTCCCGTGTACTTCAATCGCGGCGTCAACGGCATTGACGGGATTCTATCGACGGCACTGGGTATCGCCCAGGGCAGCGGGAACCGCACGGTGCTCTGCATCGGCGACATCGCCTTTCTGCACAATCTCAACGCTGTCGTCGGCGGCAGGCTCGCATCGCTCCCGCTGACCATCGTGCTGCTCAACAACAGTGGCGGAGAGATATTCGAACTTCTTCCCGTCCGTGAGTTCGACCCGGCATTTACGCGGCATTTTCTCACACCGCCGGAGGCAAACATCACCGCCCTCGCGCAGGCCATGGGACTCACCGTGCATCGCGCCGATGATCGCGGCTCTTTCGCCGCTGCGTTTGATGACAGTACGCAGGCGGAGCACTGCGTGCTTATCGAAGTACGGACCGACATTCAGGAGAGCGGCCAGCTGCGTCGCGACCTGCTCGCCGGGGTCGCCCGGGAGGTGGACACAGCGCTCGACGCGCAGTCTCTCCCCGGTGAGACAAACTTCCAGCCCGTTCCCGTCCTGCGGCTTCTGCGTCCCGGAGCCGGGACACCGGTTGTCTTTCTGCATGGATTCACGCGCAGTGCTGCTTCGTGGGATAGTATGTCCGCGCTGCTCGAAGGTCGTCCCCTGTACGCCGTCGATCTGATGGGACACGGCTGGTCACCTGTGCCTGAAGCGCACAACCATCCTTCCTGCTATTCGCTCGAATACGCCGCCGACGCTCTGGAAGCCCTGTTTGCGCGCTGGGGCTTTTCCGATATGCATCTGGTGGGATACAGCATGGGGGGGCGAACTGCCATGACCTATGCCACAAGGTATGGGAAGCGGCTGCGTACCCTTGCCCTGCTCAGTGCCAATCCCGGTATCGAAGATGACGCTGCGCGCAAGACGCGCAGGCAGCAGGACGATGCCCTCGCCGCGCAGATCGACGGCGGTGGACTCCATGCATTCGTGCGGTACTGGAGTGCAACACCGATGTTCGCGGCACAGAAAGATGCCGATCCGCTTCGCTGGGCCGCGGCCATGCAGGACAGGACGTCGAACACCGCCGGTGGACTGGCGGCCGCGTTGCTCGGCAGCGGGCAGGGACAGCAACGTTCCCTCTGGAGCGAACTTGGAAATATTGATCTCCCTGTTTTTATCGCCGCCGGTGATGGCGACGGGAAGTATGTGGAAATCGCCGCACGTATGCGCGACGCCCTGCCGCAGTCGGAACTGCGGGTTTTCGAGAATGCGGGACACGACCTTCCCTTCGAGCGGGAGCGTGACATTGCACGTGCATTGCTTGATCTGTGGAAACGCGGAGAGGCCTGA
- the menB gene encoding 1,4-dihydroxy-2-naphthoyl-CoA synthase, translating to MSDITWTTVKNYSDITFRKSDEGIMRIAINRPEVRNAFRPETVDQLLDAFHIASLDTDVGVVLLTGEGPSKDGKYAFCSGGDQKIRGDAGYMAEGKEAVPRLHILELQRLMRSMPKPVIAMVAGYAIGGGHVLHVVCDLTIAAENAVFGQTGPKVGSFDGGFGSSYLARMVGQKRAREIWYLCRQYSAQEAMDMGMVNTVVPVEQLEAEGVQWAREILRHSPLSIRLLKSAFNAELDGQAGIQELAGNATLLYYMSEEAQEGKKAYVEKRKPHFRKFKWLPW from the coding sequence ATGAGTGATATTACCTGGACGACAGTAAAGAACTATTCCGACATCACCTTCCGCAAGAGTGATGAAGGCATCATGCGTATCGCCATCAACAGACCGGAAGTACGGAATGCCTTTCGTCCCGAAACGGTGGATCAACTGCTCGACGCATTTCACATCGCCTCGCTCGACACCGATGTCGGTGTGGTGCTGCTGACCGGTGAGGGTCCATCGAAAGACGGCAAGTACGCCTTCTGCAGCGGCGGGGATCAGAAAATCCGCGGCGATGCCGGATACATGGCGGAAGGAAAGGAAGCGGTGCCCCGACTTCATATTCTTGAATTGCAGCGTCTGATGCGCAGCATGCCAAAACCTGTCATCGCCATGGTGGCGGGATATGCCATCGGTGGGGGACACGTGCTGCATGTGGTATGCGATCTGACCATCGCTGCGGAAAACGCCGTGTTCGGTCAGACCGGTCCCAAGGTCGGCAGCTTCGACGGCGGCTTCGGGTCGTCGTATCTCGCACGCATGGTCGGACAGAAGCGTGCACGCGAAATCTGGTATCTCTGCAGGCAGTACAGCGCACAGGAGGCCATGGATATGGGCATGGTCAATACTGTCGTCCCTGTCGAACAGCTCGAAGCCGAAGGTGTACAGTGGGCGCGCGAAATCCTACGCCATTCCCCGCTTTCCATCCGTCTGCTCAAATCCGCTTTCAACGCTGAACTCGACGGACAGGCGGGGATACAGGAACTGGCCGGCAATGCCACGCTGCTGTACTACATGTCCGAAGAAGCGCAGGAAGGGAAAAAAGCCTATGTCGAAAAGCGCAAGCCGCATTTCCGCAAGTTCAAATGGCTGCCCTGGTGA
- a CDS encoding DUF190 domain-containing protein: MQTLGEAKLLRIFVGEKDRVEGKPLYEYVVLRAREQGLAGATVLRGIEGFGASSLLHTARLLRLSDDLPIVIEIADKEDRIQDFVAQLEEIFTAAGCGAMVTVEKVDVLVYRPA; this comes from the coding sequence ATGCAAACCCTCGGTGAAGCGAAACTGCTGCGAATTTTCGTGGGGGAAAAAGACAGGGTCGAAGGGAAGCCGCTGTATGAGTATGTCGTGCTACGCGCACGCGAGCAGGGACTGGCCGGCGCCACAGTGCTACGGGGGATAGAAGGATTCGGTGCGTCGAGCCTGCTGCACACTGCGCGCCTGCTGCGACTCTCGGACGATCTCCCCATCGTCATCGAAATCGCCGACAAGGAAGACCGCATTCAGGACTTCGTCGCGCAGCTCGAAGAGATTTTTACCGCTGCAGGCTGCGGTGCGATGGTGACCGTCGAAAAAGTCGACGTCCTCGTCTATCGTCCCGCCTGA
- the menC gene encoding o-succinylbenzoate synthase yields MNATIYSQQYPLHRPFRSSGWEIVRRDVILLRISDGTFTGWGEAAPLLPFGTESLERCQAALTAFSEADQLSGTDADTLLNELDSVCPQFAQAPTARFAAESALRDFIARREGISLAAQLSGEQPGNVAHEGRIPLNAVVGGGSAQEAAAAAGAAVEAGFRCIKMKVGAADLEEDEERLRAVRMVLPADMPLRLDANGAWDFGEAEEAMRLFAPYGIEYIEQPVPAEEVDELAALAGLAIIPVAADESTTNPTVARELLQREAVHVLVLKPMAMGGLQRVRTLALEAYAKGIDVVLTSLIDGAVGRSAVARLAASLPFPLRSQGLATGAMFTQDSARDTIEQGDLILPSGSGIGFDPEILETS; encoded by the coding sequence ATGAACGCAACAATCTACTCACAACAGTATCCCCTGCACAGACCCTTCCGCAGCAGTGGCTGGGAAATCGTCAGACGTGACGTCATTCTCCTGCGCATCAGCGATGGTACGTTCACCGGCTGGGGTGAAGCCGCACCGCTGCTTCCGTTCGGGACCGAGAGCCTTGAACGCTGTCAGGCCGCACTTACCGCTTTCTCCGAGGCGGATCAGCTTTCCGGCACTGATGCGGACACGTTGCTCAACGAACTCGACAGCGTCTGTCCCCAATTTGCGCAGGCACCCACCGCACGCTTTGCGGCCGAAAGCGCGTTGCGTGATTTTATCGCACGCAGGGAGGGCATTTCCCTGGCAGCGCAGCTCTCCGGAGAGCAGCCGGGTAACGTCGCGCATGAAGGACGCATTCCCCTGAACGCCGTGGTGGGCGGAGGCAGCGCACAGGAGGCCGCAGCCGCTGCGGGAGCTGCAGTCGAGGCAGGTTTCCGATGCATCAAGATGAAAGTCGGCGCCGCCGATCTCGAGGAGGATGAAGAACGTCTGCGTGCCGTGCGCATGGTGCTTCCGGCGGATATGCCGCTGCGGCTGGATGCCAACGGCGCGTGGGATTTCGGGGAGGCAGAAGAGGCGATGCGATTGTTTGCGCCCTACGGCATCGAATATATCGAACAGCCCGTACCCGCGGAGGAGGTCGATGAACTCGCGGCGCTTGCCGGACTCGCCATCATTCCCGTTGCCGCCGATGAGTCCACCACGAATCCCACAGTCGCCCGCGAACTGCTGCAGCGCGAAGCGGTGCATGTATTGGTTCTCAAACCCATGGCCATGGGGGGATTGCAGCGTGTGCGCACTCTGGCGCTCGAAGCCTATGCGAAAGGAATTGACGTTGTACTGACGTCGCTGATAGACGGTGCGGTGGGACGAAGTGCAGTCGCCCGGCTCGCGGCCTCGCTGCCGTTTCCGCTCCGTAGCCAGGGATTGGCAACGGGCGCAATGTTTACGCAGGACAGTGCCCGTGATACCATTGAGCAGGGAGACCTGATCCTGCCATCGGGCAGCGGCATCGGTTTCGATCCTGAGATACTCGAGACGTCATGA
- the ubiE gene encoding bifunctional demethylmenaquinone methyltransferase/2-methoxy-6-polyprenyl-1,4-benzoquinol methylase UbiE — translation MSREVHDMFSEISGSYDRANSVLSLGIHHLWRRTTVRLSDASEGDRVLDCATGTGDLAISFKKRVGNSGRVVGTDFNADMLAFAPAKAEKEGVDVRWEVQDAMHLGYDDDSFDVASIAFGIRNVDDPVQALRSMGRVVRPGGRVMILEFGRPLWWMKPFFAFYSKVIIPIVGGIVSGKRDAYEYLTRTSAAFPTGDEFLALMDESGMYASRRTVPLTGGIAYLYIGVVR, via the coding sequence ATGAGCCGTGAAGTGCATGACATGTTCTCCGAAATTTCGGGGAGCTATGATCGCGCGAATTCCGTCCTTTCCCTCGGCATACATCACCTCTGGCGGCGTACCACCGTGCGCCTGAGCGATGCGTCGGAAGGTGATCGCGTACTTGACTGCGCAACGGGCACCGGTGACCTGGCCATCAGCTTCAAGAAGCGTGTCGGGAACAGCGGCAGGGTCGTGGGAACGGATTTCAATGCGGACATGCTTGCCTTTGCTCCGGCCAAGGCGGAGAAGGAAGGGGTGGATGTTCGCTGGGAGGTGCAGGACGCCATGCATCTCGGCTATGACGATGACAGTTTCGATGTAGCATCCATCGCCTTTGGGATTCGGAACGTGGACGATCCCGTGCAGGCACTCCGCAGCATGGGACGCGTGGTGCGTCCGGGGGGACGCGTGATGATACTCGAGTTTGGTCGCCCCCTCTGGTGGATGAAGCCGTTCTTTGCTTTCTACAGCAAAGTGATCATTCCCATCGTCGGCGGCATCGTCAGCGGCAAACGCGATGCCTATGAATACCTGACCCGCACCTCTGCAGCCTTTCCGACCGGAGATGAATTCCTCGCGCTCATGGATGAAAGCGGCATGTACGCCTCCCGCCGCACGGTACCGCTGACCGGTGGCATCGCCTATCTCTACATCGGTGTTGTACGCTGA
- a CDS encoding 1,4-dihydroxy-2-naphthoate polyprenyltransferase has product MTSAQTTTPDISKTQAWILASRPKTLPAAIVPVLVASAVAISDGVFVPLPATVALICALLIQIGTNFANDYFDFIKGADSHERIGPVRVVQSGIIAPSTVRNAMIGVFALTFILGLYLVAIGGWPVLVIGVASLICAVLYTAGPFPLAYVGLGDLFVFIFFGIVAVTGTYYVQALSWSTDALIASLPVGAISTAILVVNNYRDIDTDRKANKRTLAVRIGRRATRFEYRVLLLAAYAVPVFQILQQDYPVWLLLPLLSIPLAVSVLMVVEKSLDGGALNGALAGTGKLLALYGILYAAGFMLAA; this is encoded by the coding sequence ATGACGAGCGCTCAGACCACAACTCCGGATATCAGCAAGACGCAGGCGTGGATACTCGCCTCGCGGCCCAAAACGCTGCCTGCCGCTATCGTCCCCGTACTCGTGGCCTCCGCCGTGGCCATTTCCGATGGCGTCTTCGTCCCTTTGCCCGCCACCGTGGCGCTCATCTGTGCTCTGCTGATACAGATCGGTACCAACTTCGCGAACGATTACTTTGATTTCATCAAGGGCGCGGATTCGCATGAGCGTATCGGTCCCGTTCGCGTTGTGCAGAGCGGCATCATTGCTCCCTCCACTGTGCGTAACGCGATGATCGGCGTCTTCGCCCTGACCTTTATTCTTGGCCTGTATCTCGTCGCCATCGGCGGATGGCCGGTACTGGTCATTGGTGTGGCATCACTGATCTGCGCGGTACTGTACACGGCCGGACCCTTTCCCCTCGCGTATGTCGGTCTCGGTGATCTCTTCGTGTTCATCTTTTTCGGCATCGTTGCCGTTACCGGGACGTACTACGTGCAGGCGCTCAGCTGGTCGACCGACGCCTTGATCGCGTCTCTCCCCGTGGGAGCAATTTCCACCGCCATTCTCGTTGTCAACAATTACCGCGACATCGATACCGACCGGAAAGCCAACAAGCGGACACTGGCCGTGCGTATCGGCCGTCGCGCCACACGCTTTGAATATCGCGTGCTGCTGCTCGCCGCGTACGCCGTGCCCGTATTCCAGATCCTGCAGCAGGATTATCCCGTCTGGCTCCTGCTGCCCCTGCTGAGCATTCCCCTCGCCGTGAGCGTGCTGATGGTGGTAGAAAAGAGTCTGGATGGCGGCGCGCTCAACGGTGCTCTCGCCGGCACGGGGAAACTGCTCGCACTGTATGGAATTCTTTATGCCGCCGGTTTCATGCTGGCCGCTTGA
- a CDS encoding SDR family oxidoreductase: MKTVLIPGGSGALGTVVTLRLINDGYRCAVTYRSVEEAQKLRAHIAPQQRDQLLLLEADLMKDEEVERVVETAAEQSELYALVHILGGIRGFQSIEETTIEDWDFLLNLNLRSLFLFSRLVMKELHARGTGRIVTMGAMASVKPAASQAGYGVAKAGVSALTKILADEGRHFGVTANCILPSIIRTPANEEWGGEDDIPDWVTPDEIASTISYLLSSEADGVNGSDLRLFGKLNI; this comes from the coding sequence ATGAAGACCGTACTCATTCCCGGTGGAAGCGGCGCGCTCGGCACCGTGGTCACGCTGCGCCTGATCAACGATGGATATCGTTGCGCGGTCACCTATCGCAGCGTGGAAGAAGCACAGAAGCTCCGTGCGCATATCGCTCCGCAGCAGCGCGACCAGCTGCTCCTGCTTGAAGCGGATCTGATGAAGGACGAAGAGGTCGAACGCGTGGTAGAGACCGCCGCAGAGCAGAGTGAACTCTATGCGCTCGTGCACATTCTCGGCGGAATCAGGGGATTTCAATCCATTGAAGAAACCACGATCGAGGACTGGGACTTCCTGCTGAACCTCAACCTGCGCTCGCTTTTCCTGTTCAGCCGCCTGGTCATGAAGGAATTGCATGCGCGCGGCACTGGCCGCATCGTCACCATGGGCGCCATGGCTTCCGTCAAACCCGCTGCGTCTCAGGCCGGATACGGCGTGGCAAAAGCGGGCGTCTCTGCGCTGACGAAAATCCTCGCGGACGAGGGACGCCATTTCGGCGTGACCGCGAACTGCATCCTGCCCAGTATTATCCGCACACCCGCCAACGAGGAATGGGGCGGCGAGGATGATATTCCCGACTGGGTAACGCCTGATGAGATCGCGTCCACCATCTCCTACCTTCTCTCGTCAGAGGCAGATGGCGTAAACGGCTCGGATTTGCGACTTTTCGGGAAACTGAATATCTGA
- the menE gene encoding o-succinylbenzoate--CoA ligase, with translation MRLLDRAADSWTDTAALITDEITLSWRELRDAVHSLAAWLQDERGVRPGDIVATHFPNSAFHFQLIHAIWYCAATAAPVNIRLSPDEQEARLAHLAPALQLTASDEAKYAERAYSKAEDYAETAYSRAGDDAETAYEGNCSLLYTSGSSGNPHAVLHSWQQHRASAAASAANLPLGVRDCWQCVIPLYHIGGLAILTRSLFSGCTVRLHDGFDTGEVDAALRDGTVTVSSLVPTMLHRLLAEDDALLGTAMPRLRAILLGGAPASQALWQRVRERVLPVVGTYGLTESCAQVATADPLRWQEEAGTAGRPLPGVKLRILQEDSSAAGPGEAGEIVLSGEMIAAGYFRNDDATRRAFSDEGFRTGDIGMIDASGFLHVLARREDLILSGGENILPAEIEEVLLQHTAVREVAVVGVPHEEWGQQVAAAVVVEGDLREEALTEFCRERLAGYKLPRCWLLLDALPRTASGKLLRGELRRLFDS, from the coding sequence ATGAGACTGCTGGATCGCGCAGCAGACAGCTGGACTGACACAGCCGCGCTGATCACCGATGAGATCACGCTGAGCTGGCGTGAACTGCGTGATGCCGTGCATTCCCTTGCAGCCTGGCTGCAGGATGAACGCGGAGTACGGCCGGGAGATATCGTCGCCACGCATTTTCCCAACAGCGCATTTCACTTCCAGCTCATCCACGCCATCTGGTACTGTGCTGCCACTGCCGCGCCTGTGAATATCCGGCTTTCCCCTGACGAACAGGAAGCGCGGCTCGCACATCTTGCGCCTGCACTGCAGCTCACGGCGTCCGATGAAGCGAAATATGCAGAACGTGCATATTCCAAGGCTGAGGATTATGCAGAAACTGCATATTCTCGTGCAGGGGATGATGCAGAAACTGCATACGAGGGAAATTGCAGCCTGCTGTATACGTCGGGCAGTTCAGGGAATCCACATGCCGTGCTTCACAGCTGGCAGCAGCACAGGGCAAGCGCGGCGGCATCGGCTGCGAATCTTCCGCTCGGGGTGCGGGACTGCTGGCAGTGCGTGATTCCGCTCTATCACATCGGGGGACTCGCCATTCTCACACGCAGTCTTTTCTCCGGCTGCACCGTGCGACTGCATGACGGTTTCGATACAGGGGAAGTGGACGCTGCGCTGCGTGACGGCACGGTGACGGTTTCTTCACTCGTCCCCACCATGCTGCATCGCTTGCTTGCGGAGGACGATGCGCTGCTGGGTACGGCAATGCCGCGGCTGAGGGCCATCCTTCTTGGCGGCGCGCCGGCATCGCAGGCGCTCTGGCAGCGTGTGCGTGAACGTGTCCTGCCTGTCGTGGGAACCTACGGACTCACCGAAAGCTGCGCGCAGGTCGCCACGGCCGATCCTCTCCGCTGGCAGGAAGAGGCCGGAACGGCGGGGCGTCCGCTTCCGGGCGTGAAGCTGCGCATCCTGCAGGAGGACAGTTCTGCGGCAGGACCTGGAGAGGCAGGGGAAATTGTGCTTTCAGGGGAAATGATCGCAGCCGGGTATTTCCGTAATGACGATGCTACCCGGCGAGCGTTTTCCGATGAGGGATTCCGCACCGGGGATATCGGGATGATCGATGCGTCGGGATTTCTTCATGTACTTGCCCGCAGGGAAGACCTCATTCTCAGTGGAGGGGAAAATATCCTCCCGGCGGAAATCGAGGAAGTGCTGCTCCAGCATACGGCTGTGCGCGAGGTCGCCGTGGTCGGAGTACCGCATGAAGAATGGGGCCAGCAGGTCGCTGCCGCAGTTGTGGTCGAAGGAGATCTGCGGGAGGAAGCGCTTACCGAATTTTGCCGGGAGCGGTTGGCGGGATACAAGCTGCCACGCTGTTGGCTGCTGCTCGATGCACTGCCGCGTACGGCGAGCGGAAAATTGCTGCGTGGGGAGTTGCGGAGGCTATTCGACTCCTGA
- the aroF gene encoding 3-deoxy-7-phosphoheptulonate synthase, with protein MQTAELSITDIHKTSVPPGEHAATDMPDGMLPRARVRFKDIEIGGDSFVVIAGPCAIESETQIAETASLVSSHGAQILRGGAFKARTSPYTFQGLGLEGVKLMREAADTIGMPMITEVLSERDVEAMEPWVDAFQVGSRNMDNTALLKMLGDVRKPILLKRGFAATIKEWLLAAEYIIVGGNEQVVLCERGIRTFSNETRFTLDLAGALFARQETQLPVIIDPSHATGNPRLIPALASATLAAGLDGLMVEVHPDPSQALSDGEQALPPELFTEMMDMLKRIAPATGRALR; from the coding sequence GTGCAGACAGCTGAATTGAGCATCACGGACATACATAAAACGTCAGTACCTCCAGGCGAGCACGCCGCAACGGATATGCCGGATGGCATGCTTCCGCGTGCGCGCGTGCGCTTCAAGGACATAGAGATCGGCGGCGACAGCTTCGTCGTCATCGCCGGTCCCTGCGCCATCGAATCGGAAACGCAGATCGCCGAAACGGCATCTCTCGTTTCCAGTCACGGCGCGCAGATTCTTCGCGGCGGCGCGTTCAAGGCCCGCACCTCCCCGTACACGTTCCAGGGACTCGGTCTCGAAGGCGTCAAGCTCATGCGCGAGGCGGCGGATACCATCGGCATGCCGATGATTACCGAAGTGCTGTCCGAACGCGACGTCGAAGCAATGGAGCCGTGGGTGGACGCCTTCCAGGTCGGCAGCCGCAACATGGACAATACCGCACTGCTGAAAATGCTCGGCGACGTGCGTAAACCCATTCTCCTCAAGCGCGGTTTCGCAGCCACGATCAAGGAATGGCTGCTCGCCGCCGAATACATCATCGTGGGCGGTAACGAACAGGTTGTCCTCTGCGAACGCGGCATCCGAACATTTTCGAACGAAACCCGCTTTACCCTCGATCTCGCCGGCGCGCTCTTCGCACGCCAGGAGACGCAGCTTCCCGTCATCATCGATCCCTCCCATGCCACGGGCAATCCCCGTCTCATCCCGGCACTTGCCTCAGCGACGCTGGCGGCCGGGCTTGATGGACTCATGGTCGAGGTGCATCCCGATCCTTCGCAGGCGCTCTCCGACGGAGAGCAGGCGCTGCCACCCGAGCTGTTCACCGAAATGATGGATATGCTCAAGCGCATCGCCCCGGCGACGGGACGGGCGCTTCGCTGA
- the crcB gene encoding fluoride efflux transporter CrcB, with translation MHVAWDTLAAVGAGGGIGAVLRFGASGLVYRWAGEDFPYGTLLVNVLGSLLLGFIAELTESRTTTGPLLKMFLTVGLCGGFTTFSTFSLETWRMLADGSYLAATANAAGSVLLCLAGVYGGVVLARML, from the coding sequence ATGCATGTAGCCTGGGATACACTGGCTGCGGTGGGAGCCGGGGGTGGAATCGGAGCCGTGCTGCGCTTCGGCGCTTCGGGACTCGTCTACCGCTGGGCGGGAGAGGATTTTCCTTACGGCACGCTGCTCGTGAACGTGCTCGGATCGCTGCTGCTCGGCTTCATTGCCGAGCTGACGGAAAGCCGCACGACCACGGGTCCACTTCTGAAAATGTTTCTCACGGTCGGACTCTGTGGCGGCTTTACCACGTTCTCCACGTTTTCTCTTGAAACCTGGCGCATGCTGGCCGACGGCAGCTACCTCGCAGCCACGGCCAACGCCGCAGGCAGCGTTCTGCTCTGTCTCGCCGGCGTCTACGGCGGCGTGGTCCTCGCCCGCATGCTCTGA